Proteins encoded within one genomic window of Sebastes fasciatus isolate fSebFas1 chromosome 18, fSebFas1.pri, whole genome shotgun sequence:
- the LOC141756262 gene encoding uncharacterized protein LOC141756262, with amino-acid sequence MNNSHHQEMSPDIQETQFGSPALSKQRRVIHFSSGETLEEEDSEEEEEEEQSSNRPPFREPAEKTRLSFKSVAFLLGRISLLTCDFLGERLAGALGLNAAKYQYAIDQHHRDHKTTSSRATDDLTGGQAESIHLSPGPDGSHYGAAGGSRCPAGSQESCNDEKHTDRSEGRYNRAYQADEDYFK; translated from the exons ATGAACAACAGCCACCACCAGGAA ATGTCACCAGACATACAGGAAAcccagtttgggagtcctgccCTGTCCAAACAGAGGAGGGTCATCCACTTCTCCAGCGGCGAAACCCTGGAGGAGGAAGACagcgaagaggaggaggaagaggagcagtcGTCAAACAGGCCTCCCTTCAGAGAACCTGCAGAGAAG ACTAGGTTGTCCTTCAAGAGTGTGGCCTTTCTACTTGGGAGGATTTCACTGCTGA CTTGCGATTTCCTTGGCGAGAGACTAGCCGGTGCCCTAGGACTGAACGCAGCCAAGTACCAGTATGCCATAGATCAACATCATCGGGACCACAAG ACAACAAGCAGCCGAGCCACAGACGACCTCACGGGAGGACAGGCAGAGTCGATCCACCTCTCTCCTGGACCGGACGGGAGTCATTACGGAGCTGCAGGAGGATCACGATGCCCTGCTGGTTCCCAGGAGAGCTGCAATGATGAGAAACATACGGACAGAAGTGAGGGACGTTACAACAGAGCCTATCAAGCAGATGAGGACtactttaaataa